GCCTGTTGGGTTTATTCCAAAGTATGAAGATCTCCATACTCTCTTTAGGGATATCTTTAAGAAAGAGTACACGCATAAGGAGTATGAGCATCAGTTCTCGATCCGGATTTCTAAGCTGCTTGAAAGGATCGCAAGGATTGAGGTAGCCTACGCTGAGGAGAATCTTCCGCAGCTCTTCCACCAGCATCTGGATCAGCAGAGAAAGAGGCTTCTCGAAGCCAAGAGGGAGTTTGGGGATGTAGTGCCCCCTTCATCATTCTCGGGCCAATATTCCTAGATGCAAACCGATAGATTTTGAACGCTGCCCAATTCTATCCATTTCTAGGCTACACATGCACCTTTGTGATGAGGTCAGCCTTTGTGATGACTCCCTGAACCCTGCCTTTTTCCATCACAATAATCAGGGGATAATATCTGAGCAGATGTGAGAATGCGCTGACTCCTGCTGATGCAGGAACCAGAGGAGGGCAATCGCTCATAACCTCACGCACAGTTTTTCCTTTGCCTGTAAGAAGGCTGTCAAGAATTATGGATTCAGATATGATCCCAACTGGCTTCTCATGCTCTGTCACGACAAGCTGCGATATTCCATATCTCTTCATCTTGTTTGTTGCAGCCTTGATCGGGCTTTCAGGATCGATTGCAACCACCTTCCTGTTCATAACGTCTTGCGCCTTAAGCTCCTTTCTGTTCTGAATGGAACTCAGGCTCTCAAAGATTTTCTTTGCATTCGAGTATGTCGGATCGATCTTGCCGGACTCAATCTTGGCGATGAGGCTCTGGCTGACCCCTGCCAGCTTGGCCAGCCCTGTCTGGGTAAGTTCAAACTTCCTTCTCAGCTGTTTGATGTCGTGGAGCTCCATACGGATTAGGTGAATGGAGGGGATATATATTGATTACTGTTTTTTCATCGTAAAAATTCTTATTGGAATATTGGCTCCGGTGAAAATCAATGCTGCCGCCCTTTGTGAGCAACAGGGCAAGAACAATAACCTCGACCTCGGGGGGATGCCCCTTACGGGGCGAATGTCGATTTGGTGAAGGATTTTTCAGCCATTGCGAACTCCGCGGCAGCTGCGAAGCAAGATTTTCACCGGAGCCGGAATATGAAAAGAACAGTGAAACACACCCTGGAGCAAGCCCTGGAAGATCGGATCCCAGTCAACTCACTGCGCCGACTCCAGCCCGAAATGCGGCAAACATGGCAAGGCAGGCACCAGCAATGAATGGAAAATAGAGCAGCCCTGACAGGACTTTTCCTTCCTTGATGACCCCGATCAGGGATGCAGAAAGAAGGGAGGTAACGACAAGCAGGATGACAGATGCCATTGTAAGGAATTCAGGAGTGATGGCT
This genomic window from Candidatus Nanoarchaeia archaeon contains:
- a CDS encoding CBS domain-containing protein, encoding MELHDIKQLRRKFELTQTGLAKLAGVSQSLIAKIESGKIDPTYSNAKKIFESLSSIQNRKELKAQDVMNRKVVAIDPESPIKAATNKMKRYGISQLVVTEHEKPVGIISESIILDSLLTGKGKTVREVMSDCPPLVPASAGVSAFSHLLRYYPLIIVMEKGRVQGVITKADLITKVHV